GCGGCGCCCGTGATTCATGATCCACTGGGCACAGCCACCCTGCCTTCTTCGTTCGAAAACGGCACCCGACAAGGCTGGGACTGGGACGGAGAGTCCGGCGTGAAAAGCGCCCTGAGAGTACAGCAGGCCAATGGCTCGAACGCCCTGTCCTGGGAAGTCATCTACCCGGACGTGAAACCCGCGGGTGGCTGGGCGTCGGCCCCGCGGCTGGTCCTGAATAAATCCGACCTCACGCGCGGTGTGAATTCACACCTGACCTTTGATCTGTACCTCCAGCCGGAACGCGCGAGTGCCGGGGCCCTGCAGGTGAACCTGGCGTTCGGGCCGCCCAGCCTGGGCTACTGGGCCCAAGCCAGTGAAACCGTCCAACTCGACCTGACCACCCTGGGTAGCCTGCCCAGAACGCCGGACGGGCTCTACCACGTCAAGGCGACCTTCGATCTGACCAAGATCAACGACGCCAAAGTGCTGGCCCCGGATACCCAGCTTGGCAAGATCACCCTGGTCGTGGCGGACATCAACAGCAACTACGCCGGAAAGATGTACCTCGACAACGTCCGCTTCTCCGGTGCGCCCTGAGCCCGACTGACCCTGCCGGACACCCAGCCTGTCCGCTTCACAAGAAAAGGCCCTCCGGTAGTCACCGGAGGGCCTTTTCTGTGCGCAAGGCCGCGTGTCCGTTGCCGCCCACGCGGAGAGCACGGGTACTCCTCCTCGTACCGACGACCGGCCCTGCAGGCAGTGTGGCGTCAGGACGCGCTGCTGATGAGACCGCGCAGCAGCGCCACGACCACGAGACCCAGCAGGGCAAGCAAGGCCGCGAACGCCAGGGACCGGTCGCGGCGGACATGTCTGACAACCACGACCACGGCGGCCAGCACCGGCGCCACCAGCAGCGCCAGCACCCCCAGGGAAACGAAGACCGGCACGAACAGTCCGATCAGGAGCAGCGTGAGGGTCACCCAGAACGCCGCGGGAAACAGCCAGAAAGGCAGGATGGGTTTCGGCATCGTCACACCCAGTACTTGAACAGCAGTTGCCCTGCCGTGAAGATCAGCAGGATCGAGAAGAAGAGTTTCAGGCGCGCTGCCGGGATGCGCTGCTGCAGGCTGGCACCCGCACGCGCGCCGATCAGCACGCCCAGCGCGACCGTGCCGGCCAGCTGCACGTCGAGCAGGCCGCCCGCGTGGTACACCATGGCGTTGCCGACGGCGGTGAGGCCCATGATGAAGGTGCTGGTGGCGATGGCTTCACGAATGGGAATACCGGCCAGCAGGTTCATGACCGGCACCTGCACGGTGCCGCCGCCGATGCCGAGCAGGCCGCTCATGACCCCCGCAAAAGTCATGGCAGGAGGCACCAGCGGCGAAGGCGTGTCGAGCTCCACCTCGATGCGCTTCATGCCGCGCAGCAGGGTGTAGGCGCTGTAAAGCAGCAGCAGCGCGAACACCAGTGCCACCCAGCGGGCGGGTAGCACCAGACCCAGCAGGCTGCCCATCGCGCCGCCGACCACCGTATAGGGCGAGAGCAGGTACCCGACGCGGGCGCGCACCAGGCCGCGCTGCAGGTAGGCCGCCGCGCCCGAGAGGCCCACCGCCAGCACCCCGACCTGACTGGCCGCCACGGCCTGCTGGATGGTGATGTCGCGGCCAAAAAGCGGCAGCACGAACTCCAGCGCGGGCACCACCACCACACCACCGCCGAGACCGAGAATGGCGCCCAGCACGCCCGCAAGCAGCCCCACCGCCAGGATCGCCAGAATCATCAGTAGGCCGCCACCTGACCGTCCGTGCGGCTTTCGGTGCCGCCGCGCAGCACGCCGTGCTCGTCACGCCAGATGATCTGCCCACGCCCGAAAGAGCCGCTTTCGTGCTGCACCTTGATGTCGTGTCCGCGCGCGGCCAGCTCACGCGCGACGTGCACCGGCAGGCCGTGCTCGACTTCGATGGTCTTGCCACCGGTCCACTGCCAGCGCGGCGCGTCAAGGGCCATCTGCGGGTCCATGCCGTAATCGAGGGTGTTCACCACGACCTGCAGGTGTCCCTGCGGCTGCATGAAGCCACCCATCACCCCGAACGGCCCCACCGGCTCGTCGCCACGCGTGAGAAAGCCTGGAATGATGGTGTGGTACGGGCGCTTGCCCGGCGCGATTTCGTTGGGGTGACCGGCTTCCAGATTGAAGTTGTGCCCGCGGTTCTGCAGGCTGATGCCGGTGCCGGGCACCACGACGCCGCTGCCAAAGCCCATGTAGTTGCTCTGGATGAAGCTCACCATGTTGCCTTCACCGTCGGCGGTGGAGAGGTACACCGTGCCGCCGCCGTGCGGATCGCCCGCTTCGGGCGTGAGGGCCTGTTCGCCGATCAGGGCGCGGCGGCGGGCGTGATAGGACGGGCACAGCAGCTCCCGGACCGGCACGTCCGCATGCCGGGGATCGGCCACGTAGCGGTGCGCGTCGGCGAAACCGAGCTTCGTCGCCTCGATCTGGCGGTGCAGGCCCTCCACCTCGTCGCGCGTGCCCGGCAGCTCCAGGCCTTCCAGAATGCCCAGGCCGATCAGGGCCGCGATGCCGTGCCCGTTGGGCGGAATCTCCCAGACGTCGTGGTCGCGGTAGCTGACCTTGATGGGCTCGACCCACTCACTCTCGTGCGCGGCGAGGTCACCCGCGCGCAGCAGGCCGCCCGTGGCGCGGGCGTGTGCGTCGATCTGCGCGGCCAGCTCGCCGTCGTAAAAGGACTTCGCGCCCGAGGCCGCGATGCTCTCCAGGGTGCGGGCGTGCCCCTCGGAGGCCCACAGCGCGCCCGCACGCGGTGTGAAGCCTGAAGGCATAAAGGTCTCGAACCACGGCCCCAGGTAATCCCCGCCGCGCGCGCCGTAGATGCGCGCCGCGCGCGCCCAGTTGCGCGCCAGCACCGGCGACAGTGGGTAGCCTTCGCGGGCGTAGCGGATGGCGGGCGCCAGGACCTGCTCGAAGGGCAGGCGTCCGAAGCGCGCGTGCAGGTCTGCCCAGGCGCGCGGCGCCCCTGGCACCGTCACGGGCAGCCAGCCGTGAGCGGGAAGCTCTCCGCCCGGCAGCGCGTCACGGCCCAGCAGCGCGGGCGAGTTCCCCGAGCCGTTCAGACCGTGCAGCCTGCCCTCGGCCCAGACCAGGGCGAAGGCGTCCCCGCCGATGCCGTTGCTGGTGGGCTCTACCACCGTGAGGGCGGCGGCGGTGGCGATGGCCGCGTCGACGGCGTTGCCGCCTTCTTTCAGGATGAACAGGCCGGCCTGCGCGGCGAGGGGTTGTGAGGTGGCGACCATGCCGCTCTTGGCATAAATGGTTTCGCGCGTCGAGGAATAAGGAGAGTGTGTCAAAAAAACCTCACTGAACTGCCGCCCGGGCCGCAGGCGGAGCATACAACAGAAACGAGGGAGCAGATCTGGGTCTTTAAAAGTCTGGTGGGGCACCTACGGGCGCCCCACCACTGTTTACCGGCGCCCGCGGGGATCGAGGGCTTCGCGCAGGCCGTCACCCACCAGATTAAAGGCCAGCACGGTCGCAAAGATCGCGATGCCGGGAAACACCGCCATCCAGGGCCCCTCGGCCAGGTAGCCGCGCGCGGTGTTGAGCATCGAGCCCCAACTGGGCGTGGGTGGCTGCACGCCCAGTCCCAGAAAGGACAAACTGGCCTCGGCCAGCACGGCCGTGGCAATGGCCAGCGAGGTCTGCACGATCAGGGGCCCGCTGATGTTAGGCAGCAGATGCCGAAAGACCGTGCGCGCGTTGCTGGCGCCGAGGGCCTGGGCGGCCTGCACGTACTCGCGTTCGCGCTGCGCCAGCACTTCACCGCGCGCGACCCGCGCAAAAGCCGGGGCCGACACGATGGCGATCGCCAGCATGGTGTTCTGCAAACTGGGGCCCAGAATGGCCGCCAGGGTGATGGCCAGCACCAGGAACGGCAAGGCGAGCATGGCGTCCACGACGCGCATGATCAGCTCGTCCACCCAGCCGCGGAAGAAGCCGGCGATCAGGCCGAAGAAGGTGCCGCTCAGCATGGCCATCGTGACCGAGACCAGGCCCGCGCTGAGCGAGACCCGCGCGCCGTACAGCACCCGTGTCAGGATGTCGCGGCCAAGTTCGTCGGTGCCAAACCAGTGGTTGGCGCTGGGCGCGGCGCGCAGGTCGGTAAAGAAGATCTGCGCGGGGTCGTAGGGACTGATCACCGGGGCCAGCAGGGCCAGCACGCTGACCAGCAGCAGGATCACAAATCCGAAGACCGCGAGTTTGTTGGCCAGGAAGCGCTTGAGGGCCTTGCTTTTGCGCCAGCTGCTCTTGCTCGGGCGGAGGGTTTCGGTGGCCTGCATCACTGGTACCTGATCCTTGGGTCGACTGCGGCGTAGGCGAGGTCCACCAGAAAGCTGACGGCGAAGACCGCGATGGCCGAGGTGATCACCACGCCCTGAATGACGGGCAGATCACGCGTAAAGACCGCGTCGACCAGCAGGCGCCCGAAACCGGGAATGCTGAAGATCTGCTCGGTGATGACCGCGCCGCCCAGCAGACCGCCCAATTGCAGTCCGAAGGCGGTGATGACGGGAATCAGGGCGTTGCGCAGGCCGTGTTTCATGATCACGGTATAACCCGCGATGCCCTTGGCACGCGCGGTCCGGACGTAGTCCTGGGCGAGCGCCTCGGTCATGCTGGCCCGCAGGTAGCGCGTCAGCACGGCCGCCGCTGCCGTGCCCAGGGTGATGGCGGGCAGTACCAGCAGGGTCAGGTTTCGCGCTGGATTCTCGAAAAAGGAGACGTAACCGCTGGCGGGTACCCACGCGAGGCGCACGCTGAACACGTAGATCAGCATGATGCCCAGAAAGAAATTCGGAACGCTGATTCCCGCGAGTGAGAAGAGCGTCACCAGGCGGTCGGTTTTGCCTCCGGGCCGCAGGGCGCTGATCAGCCCGGCAGGCAGCGCGATCAGCAGCGCGAGCAGCATCGACAGCAGCGCGAGCTGCGCGGTGGTGGGCAGTTTCTCGGCGATCAGGGAAGCGACGCTGGTGTTGTCCTTGACGCTGACGCCGAAATCAAAACGCAGCGCGTCAAGCAGCCAGCTGGCGTACTGCACGGGAAGGGGCCGGTCAAGGCCCAGGCTGCGGCGCAGTTCCGCGAGCGCCTGGGGCGTCGACTCCTCTCCAAGCAGCAGACGCGCCGGATCGCCGGGCAGCAGGTGGACCATGGCGAACACCAGCACCGTCACCACGAGCAGGGTCGGCAGGGTCGAGAGAAAGCGACGCAAAGCAAATTGAATCACGGGTTCCTCCGAAGTGAGCGGGCGCCAGGCTTGCACCTGGCGCCCGCTGGGCGTGGGTTACTTCAGGGTGACGTCCTTGAAGCGCATGATGCCGTCGGGAATCTTCCTCAGACCGCTGAGGGTCTTGGTCGTTCCGACCGGGTTGCTCTGGTGGTACACCCAGATGTAGGGCACGTCCTCACGCACGGTGGTCAGCGCGACGTTGTAGGTCGTCTTGCGCGCGGACATGGCGCTTTCGCGGCGGGCCTTGTTCAGCAGCTCGTCGACTTTCTTGTTGCTGTACCCGAAGTCGTTCTTGGCAGCACCCGTCACGAAGTAGTCGTAGACGTTGCCGTCGGGGTCGGGGCGTCCGCTCCAGCCGAGCATCAGGGCCTCGTAATCCTTGGTGTCGGAGCGGTCGAGCAGGGTGCCGAACTCGACCTGCTCGATCTTGACGGTGATGCCGGCCTGGGCGGCCATTGCCTGGTAAAGCTGGGCGAGCTGCGTGTTGACGGCGCCGGGGGAGGTAAGCAGGGTGAAGCTGAGCGGCTTGCCGCTTTCCTGCAGCTTCTTCTTGGCAAGCGCGATGTCGGCCTTGGGCACGGCGGTGTTGATGTAGGCGGGTGTGCCCGGCGGGAAAGGGCCAGTGGCCGGGGTGACGGTGTTGTAGAAAACGACCTTGGCGATCGCTTCGCGGTCAATGGTCGCCGCGAAGGCCTGACGCGCGGCCTTGTTGTTGAAGGGCGCGCGGGTCAGGTTGAGGTAGATCCCCTGAAAGCCCAGCCCCGGAATGTTGAGCACCTCGTACTTGTCGTTCTTCTCGAGTTTGGAGATGTCCTTGGGGTCGATGGGATAAATGACCTGCGCGGCGCCCGAAAGCAGGTTGGCGTAACGCACGTCGCCGTCCGGAAAGGGGCGGTAGACGAGCTTCTCGATTTTGGGCGCGCCGCCCCAGTAGGCCTTGTTGGCTTCCAGGGTGATGTTGTCCTGACGCTTGCGGCTGACGTAGCGGAAGGCGCCGCTGCCGATGGGCTCGTTCTGGAAGTCCTTGCCGGCCTTCTCAGCGGCTTTCGGTGAGACGATCATGCCGGCGCGGTCGGTGAGGACGGCGAGCAAGGGACCGTAAGGCTCTTTCAGATCGATCTGCACGGTGGTCGGGTTGACAGCCTTGATCTCTTTGACGCTCGAGAGTTCGCTTTTGCGGGCACTGCCTTCGATGTTCATGGCGCGCTCGAGGCTGTACTTGACGGCGGCCGCGTCGAGGGGGTTGCCGTCGTGGAACTTCACGCCCGGCTGCAGGGTGAAGGTGTAGGTGAGGCCCTTGTTGGTGATCTTCCAGGATTTGGCGAGCATCGGGACGATCTTGAGGTTCTCGTCGACGTCGACCAGCTTGTCAAAGATCTGGTTGAGCACCTGACGGTCCACCAGGGCGCTGGAAAGGGCCGGGTCGAGGCGGGGCGGGTCGGCGTCGAGGCCGACCGTGACGGTCTGGGCACCGGCGGCACCGAGGGACAGCAGGGCGAGCAGCCCGAGCGTCTTGACGTGTTGCATCTGCATCTCCTTGTTCACGACTGTGCGTGTGGAATGAAACTGAGGGGCGAGGTTTCGACGACGGCGTTGAGGTGCTCGAGCATGGCGGCGTGCGCCGCATCGGGGTTGTTGCTGAGAATGGCCCGGGTGATGCGTTCGTGGTGGGCGATGGTGGCTTCCGGCAGGTGCCCGGTCAGGGTGTCGGTGCGCAGTTCGCTCAGCAGGGAGCGCAGGGTGGTGAGCACTTGCAGAATGATGGCGTTCCCGGCGGTCTGCGCAATGAGGTGGTGAAAGTGCAGATCCTCACTGGTGAGCCGCACGCCGCGTTCCGCCAGTCGTTTCTGGCGTTCCAGCGCCTGCTCGAATGAGGCGGCGAGTTCGGGAGTAGCGCGTCTGGCCGCGAAGGCTGCGACGGCGGGTTCGATGATTCGGCGAAACTCCATCAGGTCCTGCGCCGATTGCATCTGCCCGCTCAGCAGTCCCTGAAAGGGACGCGCGATGGTGTCACCATCGGGCGCGCGTACGGTGGTTCCGTCTCCCTGACGAACACTCAGGTAGCCCAGCATTTCCAGGCGGCGGATGGCGTCACGAAGGGTGGGCCGGGAAACCCCGAATCGGGCAGCGAGTTCCCGCTCGGGTGGCAGGCGTCCGCCCGTCTGGTACTCACCGCTGCGAATCAGCTGCAGCAGCCGGTCTGCCACGGCGTCGGCAGCTTTGATGGGTCGAACTGCTTCTGGCACGTTCCCTCCGATTGGTCTGACCATCTGTCCTTTGAGCTTGTCCTGAATTTAGCCCTGGGATGGGTGAAGATCAAGTTCTTGTCAAGACAAGTGGACGAGCGCTCGGTGAATGCGTATTGCGTCCTGTGGCGAGCACGGTCGGCTCCGCATAGCACGCTCATCTCGGGTGTCTTTCAGCTGGAATGGGCCAGTCAAGGCGGCCATGGGTATGGCTTATGGGTATGTTTTATAAAGTGATTTGTTTCTCGGAGTCAAGGTGTCGCTGCATCTATCGTGCGCAGGAGGCAGTTCATCAACACCACAGGGGCCCAACCCGACCACGCCACGGAGCAAACCATGAAACTACTCGAACCTGCACAACTCGGCACACTCACGCTTCCCAATCGCGTCGTCATGGCCCCCATGACCCGCAGCCGCGCTCCCGGAACCGTTCCCACCCCGCTGATGGCCGAGTACTACGCCCAGCGCGCCACGGCCGGGCTGATCATCACCGAAGCGACCCAGGTCTCCCCCAGCGCCCAGGGCTATCCGGATACTCCCGGCCTTCACACGCGAGAGCAGATCGAGGCCTGGCGCGCCGTCACCGACGCGGTCCACGCCGCTGGTGGGCGCATTTTCGCGCAGCTGTGGCACGTGGGGCGCATCTCGCACTCCTCCTACCAGAACGGTCAGGCGCCGATCGCTCCCTCGGCCGTTCGCCCGGTGGGGCAGCTCTACACGCACGGAGGACTGGTGGACTTCGAAACTCCGCGCGCCCTGGAGACAGCTGAAATCGCGGGCCTGATCGAGGACTTTCGTCAGGCTGCAAAAAACGCCCTTCAAGCCGGCTTTGACGGCGTGGAGATTCACGGCGCCAACGGCTACCTGCTCGATCAGTTCCTGGAAAGCGGCACCAACCAGCGCAGCGACCAGTATGGCGGCAGCGTGGAAAACCGCGCACGGCTGCTGCTCGAAGTGACCGAGGCCGTCTCCGGGGCCATCGGCGCGGACCGCGTCGGCCTGCGCCTCTCCCCGGGCGGCACCTTCAACGACATGAGCGACGCCGATCCGGCTGAGACGTTCAGTTATGTCGCGCGCGCCTTGAATTCGTTCGGGCTGGCGTACCTGCACGTGGTGGAGACTTCACAGAGCAACGCGCCGCAGGGCATGCGGGGCCACAGCCCGACCGCGCTGCTGCGCGAGCACTTCCAGGGCACCCTGATCACCGCCGGAGGCTACGAACGGGATTCCGCCGAGCGTGCCCTGAAGGCCGGTCAGGCGGACCTGGTGGCCTTCGCCCGCGCCTACATCGCCAACCCCGATCTGGTCGAGCGTTTCAGGCGGGGCGCGCCAATTGCCGAGCCTGAAGCGCAGACCATGTACGGCGGGGGCGAGCAGGGCTACACCAGCTACCCGACGCTCGAAGCGCAGAAAGCCACCGGCACGGGCATTTGAGTCCGTCTGCCCGCTGAGGTGGCAGCTTGGCCGGGCAACTGATTTCAAAGCCTGGTCAGAGCGTCACGCCGGATGGGGCCCATCCGGCGTGACGTCCCTGGAAAGGCTCAACAGGCGCTCAGATATTACCCACCCTGCCCAGGCCCGGCCTCATCCTTCACGACCGGCCGGCCCGCCTCAGACCAGGCCTTGATGCCTCCCTCAAGGTGGGCCACGTTCGTATAACCCATCTGCTGCAGGGTGTCGGCCGCAAGCGCCGAGCGTCCTCCGGCAGCGCAATGCACGATGATGCGCCGCTTGGGATCGAACTCAGCACGGTGATACGGGCTTGCCGGGTCGGCAAAGAATTCCAGCATTCCACGGGGAGCACTGACCGCCCCCGGAATGACCCCGCTCTGGACCTGCTCACCCGGTTCACGCACGTCGATCAGCACGGCCTCGCCGGAGTCGAGTTCCGCCGCGACCTGATCGACCGACAGATTCTCGACGCGCTGTTTGGCTTCCTGTACCAACTGGGCAGCAGTTTTCGGTGTCATACGACCTCCATGCGCTCACGCAGGCATCACCGATGAATCGGCGTTCATCGGGTGGGAAAGAGCAGGTGAACTGACGCGGCAGCCAGAGAATCACGTATCCACCTCCTTGTATCTGATCAGCAGCCTATGCTGCCAGGCAGAAGCTTTTTCAGAGAGGCGCAGGGAGCCGTCTTCTTTCAGTTTCCTCGGCACAGCGTCGACAGCTTGCACCCTGAACATAACATGTCAGGATCGGCACACCCTGGTTCCCCGGTGTGGCAGAAGAGGTCACCGCTCCCTCCCGCCACAGCGGCCAGAAGCGCAGCAAATCAGCGCCGTCGGCAACGCCCCAGGCGCAATTCATACGCGTCCGAACGCAGTGGATATCCGGACGAACGTCGGAGTATTTGATAGACACGAGGGGAAGGTACTCTTTCAGGCGCATAAGTTGACGCCGAATGCATATGACGCTATATTTATCTCCATCAGCGCCCCAAGGGCGCTTTTTTGTTGCACTGCCTTGTTGCACCGCCACACCTTGGGGCGAGCTGGCTACGCGAACCAGCCTACGGTACGTTCCGGAGTGCCCATCATCGGTCGTGATTCAATCCTGTCAAGCCTCGTCATACGGATAAGGGGTGACCTCGAAGGTGTCCTGTGGGGTGAGCAGAACGGCGTGCATCACGTCGAATCCCTCATCCGCTGTGGGCGGGCGCAGGCGTTTGCGGGTGACGTAGAGCGCCACATCCGGCACACGCGCCTTGCCTTCACGGTCCCGGTTTCGCCTCAGGGAGTCGGCGAAAGGCGTGACAAACACGTAGCCCACCACCCGCGCGCCGTAGGCCTGACCCAGCGCGATGATTTCGGCGCGCTCGTCGGGGGTGCTGTTGGTGTTGTCGACCACCACGCTCTGGCCACCTTGCAGGGCCTGCTCGATCAACTCTCGCTGACGCCGGGCCTTGTTGCGGTTATGCGGAAAATTGTCCTTGCTGACGTGCACGTGCGAAAGGGCGAAGTGCTCGCGGTAGAAAGAGGTCTTGCCGCTCCCCTGCACCCCGACAAAAATCACCAGCTCCACAGCCACCCCGCCCGGCCCTCAGAAAGCGGGGTGCGGGGCGTGGCGAGCGCCACGAAAGAAGCCGGAAACCGGGAAGAACTGACTGTTCCGCTCATAAACTGTGCCGCTCATGAAAAGGCGCGTCCAGCCCGAGAGGCGGCGTTACGGCCAGCCGCCCTCGTTGAGCGGGGTGACGATCACCTCGTTGAGCACCATTTCCGGTGGCGAGGCGCAGATCCACACCAGCAGCTGCGCCACACGTTCCGGGGGCAGGGCGTCGGAGGGGGCCTGTGAGGGCTGCGCGTCCTCTTCCTTTCGGGCGTCGGAATCGAAGGTGCCCCAGTGGGTGGCCATGGCCCCGGGATACACCACGCAGGCCCGGATCCCGTAGGACTTGCCCTCGGCGGCCAGGGCCTGGGTGAAACCGGTCAGGGCGAACTTGGAGGCGCAGTAGGCGCTGGCGTTCGCCCAGCCGCGCTTGCCCGCCACCGAGGAGACGTTGATGATGGTCCCTCCGCCCACGCGGCGCATCAGGGGAAACGCCGCGCGGGCCAGCAGGAAGGGCGCGCGCAAGTTCACCCCCAGCACCCGGTCCCAGTCCTCGGGCGCGAGATCGACGACCGGACCTGGAACGTCGGTGGCGGCGTTGTTCACCAGGATGTCCAGCCGCCCGAGCTCGCGCACTGCGCTTTCCAGTGCCTGCGCGGCCTCTTCCCCGCCCGCGAGGTCGACGGCGCGCACGTCGGCACGCCGCCCCAGCGCCTGAATCTCGGCGGCCACACCTCGCAGGCCCGCCTCACTGCGCGCGAGCAGGATCACGTCAGCACCGGCCTGGGCCAGACCCACGGCAGCCGCGCGTCCCAGGCCGCTACTCGCTCCCGTCACGAGTGCCACCCGCCCCGAGAGCGCGCCCGGGGCCACTCCGCCCCCGGTTGTCACGCCGCTCCCCCGGCCGTCACCCGCTCGATCAGCGAAAGGTCCTCTTGACTCAGCAGGGGGCGCCGGGACGCGGCGACGTTCTGCTCGACCT
The Deinococcus peraridilitoris DSM 19664 genome window above contains:
- a CDS encoding gamma-glutamyltransferase family protein, with translation MLRLRPGRQFSEVFLTHSPYSSTRETIYAKSGMVATSQPLAAQAGLFILKEGGNAVDAAIATAAALTVVEPTSNGIGGDAFALVWAEGRLHGLNGSGNSPALLGRDALPGGELPAHGWLPVTVPGAPRAWADLHARFGRLPFEQVLAPAIRYAREGYPLSPVLARNWARAARIYGARGGDYLGPWFETFMPSGFTPRAGALWASEGHARTLESIAASGAKSFYDGELAAQIDAHARATGGLLRAGDLAAHESEWVEPIKVSYRDHDVWEIPPNGHGIAALIGLGILEGLELPGTRDEVEGLHRQIEATKLGFADAHRYVADPRHADVPVRELLCPSYHARRRALIGEQALTPEAGDPHGGGTVYLSTADGEGNMVSFIQSNYMGFGSGVVVPGTGISLQNRGHNFNLEAGHPNEIAPGKRPYHTIIPGFLTRGDEPVGPFGVMGGFMQPQGHLQVVVNTLDYGMDPQMALDAPRWQWTGGKTIEVEHGLPVHVARELAARGHDIKVQHESGSFGRGQIIWRDEHGVLRGGTESRTDGQVAAY
- a CDS encoding rhodanese-like domain-containing protein — encoded protein: MTPKTAAQLVQEAKQRVENLSVDQVAAELDSGEAVLIDVREPGEQVQSGVIPGAVSAPRGMLEFFADPASPYHRAEFDPKRRIIVHCAAGGRSALAADTLQQMGYTNVAHLEGGIKAWSEAGRPVVKDEAGPGQGG
- a CDS encoding SDR family oxidoreductase; translation: MTTGGGVAPGALSGRVALVTGASSGLGRAAAVGLAQAGADVILLARSEAGLRGVAAEIQALGRRADVRAVDLAGGEEAAQALESAVRELGRLDILVNNAATDVPGPVVDLAPEDWDRVLGVNLRAPFLLARAAFPLMRRVGGGTIINVSSVAGKRGWANASAYCASKFALTGFTQALAAEGKSYGIRACVVYPGAMATHWGTFDSDARKEEDAQPSQAPSDALPPERVAQLLVWICASPPEMVLNEVIVTPLNEGGWP
- a CDS encoding alkene reductase — encoded protein: MKLLEPAQLGTLTLPNRVVMAPMTRSRAPGTVPTPLMAEYYAQRATAGLIITEATQVSPSAQGYPDTPGLHTREQIEAWRAVTDAVHAAGGRIFAQLWHVGRISHSSYQNGQAPIAPSAVRPVGQLYTHGGLVDFETPRALETAEIAGLIEDFRQAAKNALQAGFDGVEIHGANGYLLDQFLESGTNQRSDQYGGSVENRARLLLEVTEAVSGAIGADRVGLRLSPGGTFNDMSDADPAETFSYVARALNSFGLAYLHVVETSQSNAPQGMRGHSPTALLREHFQGTLITAGGYERDSAERALKAGQADLVAFARAYIANPDLVERFRRGAPIAEPEAQTMYGGGEQGYTSYPTLEAQKATGTGI
- a CDS encoding ABC transporter permease encodes the protein MIQFALRRFLSTLPTLLVVTVLVFAMVHLLPGDPARLLLGEESTPQALAELRRSLGLDRPLPVQYASWLLDALRFDFGVSVKDNTSVASLIAEKLPTTAQLALLSMLLALLIALPAGLISALRPGGKTDRLVTLFSLAGISVPNFFLGIMLIYVFSVRLAWVPASGYVSFFENPARNLTLLVLPAITLGTAAAAVLTRYLRASMTEALAQDYVRTARAKGIAGYTVIMKHGLRNALIPVITAFGLQLGGLLGGAVITEQIFSIPGFGRLLVDAVFTRDLPVIQGVVITSAIAVFAVSFLVDLAYAAVDPRIRYQ
- a CDS encoding sulfite exporter TauE/SafE family protein, producing MILAILAVGLLAGVLGAILGLGGGVVVVPALEFVLPLFGRDITIQQAVAASQVGVLAVGLSGAAAYLQRGLVRARVGYLLSPYTVVGGAMGSLLGLVLPARWVALVFALLLLYSAYTLLRGMKRIEVELDTPSPLVPPAMTFAGVMSGLLGIGGGTVQVPVMNLLAGIPIREAIATSTFIMGLTAVGNAMVYHAGGLLDVQLAGTVALGVLIGARAGASLQQRIPAARLKLFFSILLIFTAGQLLFKYWV
- a CDS encoding ABC transporter substrate-binding protein, translating into MQHVKTLGLLALLSLGAAGAQTVTVGLDADPPRLDPALSSALVDRQVLNQIFDKLVDVDENLKIVPMLAKSWKITNKGLTYTFTLQPGVKFHDGNPLDAAAVKYSLERAMNIEGSARKSELSSVKEIKAVNPTTVQIDLKEPYGPLLAVLTDRAGMIVSPKAAEKAGKDFQNEPIGSGAFRYVSRKRQDNITLEANKAYWGGAPKIEKLVYRPFPDGDVRYANLLSGAAQVIYPIDPKDISKLEKNDKYEVLNIPGLGFQGIYLNLTRAPFNNKAARQAFAATIDREAIAKVVFYNTVTPATGPFPPGTPAYINTAVPKADIALAKKKLQESGKPLSFTLLTSPGAVNTQLAQLYQAMAAQAGITVKIEQVEFGTLLDRSDTKDYEALMLGWSGRPDPDGNVYDYFVTGAAKNDFGYSNKKVDELLNKARRESAMSARKTTYNVALTTVREDVPYIWVYHQSNPVGTTKTLSGLRKIPDGIMRFKDVTLK
- a CDS encoding ATP-binding protein, with the protein product MELVIFVGVQGSGKTSFYREHFALSHVHVSKDNFPHNRNKARRQRELIEQALQGGQSVVVDNTNSTPDERAEIIALGQAYGARVVGYVFVTPFADSLRRNRDREGKARVPDVALYVTRKRLRPPTADEGFDVMHAVLLTPQDTFEVTPYPYDEA
- a CDS encoding FadR/GntR family transcriptional regulator, coding for MPEAVRPIKAADAVADRLLQLIRSGEYQTGGRLPPERELAARFGVSRPTLRDAIRRLEMLGYLSVRQGDGTTVRAPDGDTIARPFQGLLSGQMQSAQDLMEFRRIIEPAVAAFAARRATPELAASFEQALERQKRLAERGVRLTSEDLHFHHLIAQTAGNAIILQVLTTLRSLLSELRTDTLTGHLPEATIAHHERITRAILSNNPDAAHAAMLEHLNAVVETSPLSFIPHAQS
- a CDS encoding ABC transporter permease encodes the protein MQATETLRPSKSSWRKSKALKRFLANKLAVFGFVILLLVSVLALLAPVISPYDPAQIFFTDLRAAPSANHWFGTDELGRDILTRVLYGARVSLSAGLVSVTMAMLSGTFFGLIAGFFRGWVDELIMRVVDAMLALPFLVLAITLAAILGPSLQNTMLAIAIVSAPAFARVARGEVLAQREREYVQAAQALGASNARTVFRHLLPNISGPLIVQTSLAIATAVLAEASLSFLGLGVQPPTPSWGSMLNTARGYLAEGPWMAVFPGIAIFATVLAFNLVGDGLREALDPRGRR